The Solea senegalensis isolate Sse05_10M linkage group LG4, IFAPA_SoseM_1, whole genome shotgun sequence genome includes a region encoding these proteins:
- the arl6ip5a gene encoding ADP-ribosylation factor-like 6 interacting protein 5a, translating to MGQMAKVELTPLRPWDDFFPGAERFAKPDVKDLAKWNNRVVSNLLYYQTNYLALAIVVFLIVGFLNPVGMFTAMAVVSCVFLGSVWAGENRAVINNFKRQNPTAFVIAVMVASYMLISLLGSVMVFMTAITLPLALICAHASFRLRNMKNKLENKIEGAGLKRSPMGILLEALGQQEENLHKIQSFLEGKLKE from the exons ATGGGTCAAATGGCTAAAGTGGAGCTGACGCCACTCAGACCGTGGGACGACTTCTTTCCCGGTGCAGAGAGATTCGCGAAACCAGACGTGAAAGATTTAGCGAAATGGAACAACAGAGTCGTCAGCAACCTGTTGTATTATCAGACAAACTATCTGGCTTTAGCCATCGTCGTCTTCCTCATTGTCGG GTTCCTGAACCCAGTGGGAATGTTCACCGCCATGGCCGTGGTGTCGTGCGTCTTCTTGGGCTCAGTGTGGGCTGGAGAGAACAGAGCTGTGATCAACAACTTTAAGAGACAGAATCCCACTGCGTTCGTGATCGCCGTCATGGTCGCCAGCTACATGTTAATTTCATTGCTGGGAAGCGTCATGGTGTTCATGACGGCCATCACTTTACCTCTGGCTT TGATATGTGCACACGCTTCATTTCGCCTCCGCAACATGAAGAATAAACTGGAGAACAAGATAGAGGGCGCTGGACTGAAGAGGTCACCTATGGGCATTTTGCTGGAGGCTCTAGGTCAGCAAGAAGAGAACCTGCATAAGATCCAGAGTTTTCTGGAGGGAAAACTCAAGGAGTAG